In Rhizobium jaguaris, a single window of DNA contains:
- a CDS encoding ABC transporter permease codes for MTSLGRFYLIAVLVFLYTPILVMMAMGFNASPLYELPFSFSTRWYEALWNNNILLTAGMNSIIIAVITAAVATALGTMASVALSRSTFRGKSFLQIMLLPPIAIPWLITGTAMLIFFYWTGIGRGMHAIIIGHVALAIPYVVLVVGTGFRTIRADLEEAAMSLGSTPVHAFFSVTLPLLYPSILGAALFAFAVSLDQFVISYFLATPGFTTLPVQIYSSIRKGFTPEINAISTVLLLGSMTVILIFARFAKPGETRDKR; via the coding sequence ATGACATCGCTTGGTCGTTTCTATCTGATCGCCGTCCTGGTCTTCCTCTACACGCCGATCCTCGTGATGATGGCAATGGGCTTCAACGCCTCGCCGCTCTACGAACTGCCGTTCAGCTTCTCGACCCGCTGGTATGAGGCGCTCTGGAACAACAACATCCTGCTCACCGCGGGCATGAACAGCATCATCATCGCCGTCATTACGGCTGCTGTGGCGACTGCGCTCGGCACGATGGCATCCGTTGCCCTGTCGCGCAGCACGTTCCGTGGCAAGAGCTTCCTGCAGATCATGCTGCTGCCGCCGATCGCCATTCCGTGGCTGATCACCGGCACGGCGATGCTGATCTTCTTCTACTGGACGGGTATCGGTCGCGGCATGCACGCGATCATCATCGGCCATGTCGCGCTTGCCATCCCTTATGTGGTGCTGGTGGTTGGAACCGGCTTCCGGACAATCCGGGCTGATCTCGAAGAGGCAGCCATGAGCCTGGGGTCCACCCCCGTCCATGCGTTCTTCTCCGTCACCTTGCCGCTGCTCTACCCTAGCATCCTGGGTGCTGCCCTGTTTGCTTTCGCGGTCTCGCTCGACCAGTTCGTGATTTCCTATTTCCTCGCAACGCCCGGCTTCACCACGCTGCCGGTTCAGATCTACTCCTCGATCCGCAAGGGCTTCACCCCCGAAATCAATGCGATCTCGACCGTACTTCTGCTCGGCTCGATGACCGTGATCCTGATTTTCGCGCGCTTCGCCAAGCCCGGAGAAACCCGTGACAAACGTTAA
- a CDS encoding ABC transporter permease encodes MQSDNLTSASERGSSGPRVRRPLPSWVSTTALLMPTYGWLTLAVFLPLLTMLVFSFMAATPMGKAPIVLTLKQYRAFIDQPYLLGIAFTSLLIGFWTTFACAVFGFLAAVALARSTFGKTREMLLILILLPFWTNGLVRIFSWTMVLRENGFLDTIFHMVLPDAGSIGFLYTRYAVVVGLVHGYLPYMILTCYIALVTIDDAIIEAAASLGARWWTILFKILVPMAAPGLISGAVLTFIPVIGSFMEPRILGGRVGVTMGTVIEDQFTQAFNWPLGASLSFTLLAVVLAIFGTFSGVLRRGTAA; translated from the coding sequence ATGCAGAGTGACAATCTGACATCGGCGTCAGAGCGCGGATCTTCGGGTCCGCGCGTGCGGCGTCCCCTTCCGTCTTGGGTGTCGACGACGGCGCTGCTGATGCCGACCTATGGCTGGCTGACGCTTGCCGTCTTTCTCCCGCTGCTGACCATGCTGGTCTTCAGCTTCATGGCGGCAACCCCGATGGGCAAGGCGCCGATCGTCCTCACCCTGAAGCAGTATCGTGCCTTCATCGACCAGCCCTATCTGCTTGGCATTGCCTTCACGTCCCTGCTGATCGGCTTCTGGACGACGTTTGCCTGCGCCGTGTTCGGCTTTCTGGCAGCCGTCGCGCTTGCTCGCTCCACTTTCGGCAAGACGCGTGAGATGCTGCTCATCCTCATCCTTCTGCCATTCTGGACAAACGGCCTCGTCCGTATCTTTTCGTGGACGATGGTGCTGCGCGAGAACGGTTTCCTTGACACCATCTTCCACATGGTTCTCCCGGATGCCGGATCGATCGGCTTCCTTTACACGCGCTATGCGGTCGTCGTCGGCCTGGTACATGGTTATCTGCCTTACATGATCCTCACCTGCTATATCGCGCTGGTTACGATCGATGACGCGATCATCGAAGCGGCCGCCAGCCTTGGTGCGCGGTGGTGGACAATTCTCTTCAAGATTCTCGTGCCAATGGCTGCTCCCGGCCTCATCTCAGGTGCCGTATTGACCTTCATCCCGGTCATCGGGTCCTTCATGGAACCCCGAATTCTGGGCGGCCGCGTCGGCGTCACCATGGGCACCGTCATCGAGGACCAGTTCACGCAAGCCTTCAACTGGCCGCTCGGCGCCTCGCTGTCCTTCACGCTGCTCGCCGTCGTACTTGCAATCTTCGGCACGTTCTCCGGCGTCCTGCGCCGCGGCACGGCAGCTTAA
- a CDS encoding ABC transporter substrate-binding protein — translation MTEITRRNTLKLMSGAVIAGAAFSAMPRMAVSAGKITVLNWQGYGTDEAWSIKAFAEKTGIEVVHDYYSSESEMLTKLRTNPGAYDLVVLNAARCAQATAEDLLQPIDFSKVPNATTIDANLRSNANFLKDGKGYAVPWVWGMTSLAIRDGMPVPDSYKVLADPAYKGRVAMDDDAIICVAAGALMTGQDMNNPKDLDAVRDALKSIKPNVKLLWSTEDQWNKSFAAKEFDLSLFWSGGSVRSKRNSKLPVDFVVPKEGGIGWVDGLGIPASAPNAEGALAFANWLIDPSFYFEWATKVGAPASSNSAALAALPADDLSRQVHKPEYLKTMGIMSALPDDRREAFNNLWQEVKAFYAE, via the coding sequence ATGACTGAAATCACAAGACGCAACACGCTGAAGCTGATGTCCGGAGCGGTGATTGCCGGCGCTGCCTTCTCGGCCATGCCGCGCATGGCCGTTTCCGCCGGTAAGATCACGGTTCTAAACTGGCAGGGTTACGGTACTGACGAAGCCTGGTCGATCAAGGCCTTTGCCGAGAAGACCGGCATCGAGGTCGTCCACGACTACTACAGCTCCGAGTCGGAAATGCTGACCAAGCTGCGCACCAACCCGGGCGCCTATGATCTCGTCGTTCTCAACGCCGCGCGCTGCGCGCAGGCAACCGCGGAAGACCTCCTGCAGCCGATTGATTTCAGCAAGGTTCCGAACGCTACCACGATCGACGCCAATTTGCGCTCAAACGCCAACTTCCTGAAGGATGGCAAGGGCTATGCGGTTCCGTGGGTCTGGGGCATGACCTCGCTCGCCATCCGCGACGGCATGCCCGTTCCGGACAGCTACAAGGTTCTAGCGGATCCTGCCTACAAAGGCCGCGTTGCCATGGACGACGACGCGATCATCTGCGTAGCCGCCGGCGCCCTGATGACCGGTCAGGACATGAACAATCCGAAGGATCTCGATGCCGTCCGTGATGCGCTGAAGTCCATCAAGCCGAACGTCAAGCTGCTGTGGTCGACGGAAGACCAGTGGAACAAGTCCTTTGCAGCCAAGGAATTCGACCTTTCGCTCTTCTGGTCGGGCGGCTCGGTCCGCTCCAAGCGCAATTCGAAGCTGCCTGTCGACTTCGTCGTTCCCAAGGAAGGCGGCATCGGCTGGGTCGATGGTCTCGGCATTCCGGCATCGGCTCCCAATGCCGAGGGCGCACTGGCCTTCGCAAACTGGCTGATCGACCCGAGCTTCTATTTCGAATGGGCCACCAAGGTCGGCGCACCGGCATCGTCCAACTCCGCGGCACTTGCAGCCCTGCCGGCCGACGACCTGAGCCGCCAGGTTCACAAGCCGGAATACCTGAAGACCATGGGCATCATGTCGGCTCTGCCGGATGACCGTCGTGAAGCCTTCAACAACCTGTGGCAGGAAGTGAAAGCCTTCTATGCAGAGTGA
- a CDS encoding MGH1-like glycoside hydrolase domain-containing protein encodes MLKHSTVPLMRAWNSWSDRPAEMVFLPLGVRVTPVLYSTRSRTTSAIEPRRDTVRLGRHAIDGSLIELETEHSGTTVAFRTEKSDPFAVRGSWEGKAGGEWGLRFWLTVAISADSGEVVTHEAGRNVTLVKIGTRFVAVATAEAPVHVTGHDTIDDLRADFEANGYFYTASRKNEAPVIALRFNLEMMRLGAYAAAVADSAELAIVKAQTCLAAGHPSTAPTAHNGTYEGSLDAIRDVVAWNTIWDQTNSRPYTAVTRIWNLGKFAVWYNDQLFAALLAGVFDADLARENMATAMASATPQGNIACIVTSNDAWVDRSQHPNGALVAWQLYQRTGERSLLAASYDALARNQRWWRGHRDPDAFGLLSCGTSDVGEGLYKGTHFAARNETGMDNSATHDEAVYDPIARTLSTFDLGLNCAAVLDAEMLSKIAEVLGKDDDAREFAAIAERCRKLISENLWDESRNIFANRQRQGGFVRSLSPTSFYPLLCGAATPEQAEKLLQHLSNETTFGGDYVLPNATRDDPAFADNVYWRGRIWPNVNYMVWLGLRRYGFAAGASKLARQSYELFMKSWSTDRIAAENYNATTGEAMDQGDTDPFYIWAAMLPLMAVGEIIDFDPWTGWTLHNAGTDLSVGPMLSPSGMLSVSIANGLLEMNLDGRASLKTNLQTSFTQIAVSDARFSCTIAPTSSDGFLALPNVEPDRIVAARLDGQEVRFEAGSDGARLDIMKAAHKRKLDVYFLTV; translated from the coding sequence ATGCTGAAACATTCTACCGTACCCTTGATGCGCGCCTGGAACAGCTGGTCCGATCGACCGGCGGAAATGGTATTCTTGCCGCTCGGCGTTCGCGTCACTCCCGTTCTCTATTCCACGCGCAGCCGCACGACATCGGCCATCGAGCCGCGACGCGACACGGTGCGGCTTGGCCGCCATGCCATCGACGGATCGTTGATCGAACTGGAAACGGAGCATAGCGGAACTACGGTCGCCTTCAGAACCGAGAAATCCGATCCTTTCGCGGTTCGCGGAAGCTGGGAGGGCAAGGCCGGTGGCGAATGGGGCCTGCGCTTCTGGCTGACCGTGGCGATTTCGGCAGACAGCGGAGAAGTGGTCACGCATGAAGCTGGTCGCAACGTGACACTCGTCAAGATCGGCACGCGCTTCGTGGCGGTTGCAACGGCGGAGGCGCCGGTGCATGTGACTGGCCATGACACGATCGACGACCTGCGCGCCGATTTCGAGGCAAATGGATATTTCTACACTGCGAGCCGGAAAAACGAGGCGCCAGTGATCGCCCTGCGCTTCAACCTGGAAATGATGCGCCTGGGAGCCTACGCCGCCGCCGTGGCCGACAGCGCCGAGCTTGCGATTGTCAAGGCACAGACCTGCCTTGCGGCCGGCCACCCGAGCACCGCTCCCACCGCCCATAATGGCACCTACGAAGGATCCCTGGACGCGATCCGCGACGTCGTCGCCTGGAACACGATCTGGGATCAGACCAACTCCCGGCCCTACACGGCTGTTACGCGAATCTGGAATCTCGGCAAATTTGCCGTCTGGTACAATGACCAGCTGTTTGCTGCCTTGCTGGCCGGCGTCTTCGACGCAGATTTGGCCCGGGAGAACATGGCAACGGCGATGGCAAGCGCCACCCCCCAGGGGAACATCGCCTGCATCGTCACCTCGAACGATGCCTGGGTGGACCGCAGCCAGCATCCGAACGGCGCGCTCGTTGCCTGGCAGCTCTATCAGCGTACAGGCGAGCGTTCGTTGCTGGCAGCAAGCTACGATGCGCTGGCCCGCAATCAACGCTGGTGGCGCGGGCACCGCGATCCCGACGCTTTCGGCCTGCTGTCCTGCGGCACATCGGATGTAGGCGAAGGCCTCTACAAGGGCACACACTTTGCCGCGCGCAACGAAACAGGCATGGACAATTCGGCCACCCATGACGAGGCCGTTTATGATCCCATCGCGCGTACTCTGTCGACATTCGATCTCGGGCTGAATTGCGCGGCGGTGCTTGATGCCGAGATGCTGTCGAAGATAGCTGAGGTTCTCGGCAAGGATGATGATGCCCGCGAATTCGCGGCCATCGCCGAACGCTGCCGCAAGCTGATCTCGGAAAACCTGTGGGATGAAAGCCGCAACATCTTCGCCAACCGGCAGCGTCAGGGCGGCTTTGTGCGGTCGCTTTCGCCGACCAGCTTCTATCCCCTGCTATGTGGCGCAGCTACGCCCGAGCAGGCTGAGAAGTTGCTCCAGCACCTCAGCAACGAAACCACCTTCGGCGGGGACTACGTCCTGCCGAACGCGACGCGTGACGATCCCGCTTTTGCCGACAATGTCTACTGGCGTGGCCGCATCTGGCCAAACGTCAACTACATGGTCTGGCTCGGCCTGCGCCGCTATGGCTTTGCGGCAGGGGCAAGTAAGCTCGCGCGGCAGAGTTACGAGCTCTTCATGAAGTCCTGGAGCACGGACCGGATCGCGGCGGAGAACTACAACGCCACGACAGGCGAGGCAATGGACCAGGGCGATACGGATCCGTTCTACATCTGGGCCGCCATGCTTCCACTGATGGCGGTCGGCGAGATCATCGACTTCGACCCGTGGACCGGCTGGACCCTTCACAATGCCGGCACTGACCTTTCCGTGGGGCCGATGCTGTCGCCTTCAGGAATGCTTTCGGTCTCGATCGCCAATGGCCTGCTGGAAATGAACCTGGACGGCCGCGCGTCGCTGAAGACCAACCTGCAAACATCGTTCACGCAGATCGCTGTCAGCGATGCACGCTTCTCCTGCACTATCGCTCCGACGAGCAGCGACGGGTTTCTCGCCCTTCCGAACGTTGAGCCCGACCGCATCGTGGCGGCACGTCTCGATGGCCAGGAGGTTCGTTTCGAGGCGGGTTCCGATGGCGCGCGTCTCGATATCATGAAAGCCGCACATAAGCGGAAACTCGATGTCTATTTTTTGACAGTGTGA
- a CDS encoding carbohydrate-binding protein translates to MPETAAIADMESRALFERPPAAFRPSAYWFWHSIPDEATCRTQLADFQAKGIGTILIQARLALPREQYLSPDYLSAYRLAADIAAQLGLKLGIYDDYNWISGHAGGRTVEGRDELRERHLFWVSSADVQGKINGIHPSFTLKMGADIIAWQYEGGRIEWCEWTVEAALLHPSGAIDRRDQIVDVTSQVSLAGSDPASCGYSYDGAIASGWTLTVFVTARSATSRIINYLLPEAADRFIEVGLEPLVTALGEERVPDPVGSVFYDQPAPGFYRWDQIAGNPGNSLLFAPALRDHVASKTKVSFAIALLAVVHDVGPETLRLRALFHAAYSTLMNEAFFVTLRNWAEEKRIVLTGHEMLAHVSSWALNGGFTSIDPRVAPAADFFGIDALRHETAVDANNLLPQLAPKMGDSVARSNGRSRCVVETYFSAERTEVRAAGQWEVTLEAARAQAIRLACLGTRQFLWHGVYQTDGRDNDPTPFINPRFDFAPGINFEPWWPYHDLFAEETARVSAFIEPAKPRAPVAILYPLYTAFAEGPRHSHATHIGAWCEQLLAQDCDFMFVSEADLVDAAIEDGRLLASGLAFDAVVLPSVTVLETAVTIQTLDAFTKAGGRIWSSGETVSTVCTGEKAYGPVGVTSHTTAMPNAEMVSALLSTLTLDGPQISGQRPWQWIGRDVDGWWRMVVFNDGAEDIGFDILLGDGFDYAIWDAEHGSVEAIAAVQKLTVELEPHEVRCIRLHQNGRAAVATSLLSSRPALDRSQLIALAEGWIFAAGEGRAFAPISVDGGWEEQGFPAFSGTGIYRLSFTTETDADWMLELPTVNTAATSYIDGTKVGRRGWRPYRFALGHLAAGTHELELHVANTAANRYYDNTPYLGSGPDKSGLTARPLLIPLQNRPE, encoded by the coding sequence TTGCCTGAAACAGCGGCCATTGCAGATATGGAAAGTAGGGCCCTCTTTGAGCGCCCGCCTGCCGCATTTCGTCCTTCAGCCTACTGGTTCTGGCATAGCATTCCCGATGAGGCGACCTGCCGGACACAGCTTGCCGATTTCCAGGCGAAGGGCATAGGCACCATCCTAATCCAGGCGCGCCTCGCCCTGCCGCGCGAGCAGTACCTGTCACCGGACTATCTGTCAGCCTACAGGCTGGCCGCCGACATCGCGGCTCAACTCGGGCTCAAGCTTGGCATTTATGACGACTATAACTGGATCAGCGGACATGCTGGTGGCAGGACCGTGGAAGGGCGCGACGAGCTGCGCGAGCGCCACCTTTTCTGGGTGTCTTCGGCAGATGTACAGGGCAAGATCAACGGCATCCATCCGTCATTCACGCTGAAGATGGGTGCGGATATCATCGCATGGCAATATGAAGGCGGGCGCATCGAGTGGTGCGAATGGACTGTCGAGGCAGCATTGCTGCATCCCTCCGGCGCAATCGATAGGCGCGACCAGATCGTCGACGTGACATCGCAGGTCAGCCTTGCAGGTTCCGATCCTGCGTCCTGCGGCTATTCTTACGATGGCGCAATCGCATCTGGCTGGACGCTGACGGTCTTCGTAACCGCGCGCTCCGCGACATCAAGGATCATCAACTATCTGCTGCCGGAAGCAGCCGACCGCTTTATCGAGGTCGGCCTGGAGCCGCTTGTCACAGCACTTGGCGAGGAGCGAGTGCCGGATCCCGTTGGATCGGTTTTCTACGATCAACCCGCGCCGGGCTTCTATCGCTGGGACCAGATCGCGGGCAATCCCGGCAACAGCCTGCTGTTTGCGCCTGCCCTGCGAGACCATGTTGCTTCAAAGACGAAAGTGTCATTCGCCATCGCCCTGCTCGCGGTGGTGCACGACGTTGGGCCGGAGACCCTGCGGCTGCGCGCGCTTTTTCACGCGGCTTATTCCACACTGATGAACGAAGCGTTCTTCGTCACGCTCAGGAACTGGGCAGAAGAAAAGCGGATCGTTCTCACCGGACATGAGATGCTCGCTCATGTCAGCTCCTGGGCGCTCAATGGCGGCTTCACCAGCATCGATCCACGCGTCGCGCCGGCAGCGGATTTCTTCGGCATCGATGCTCTCAGGCACGAGACGGCCGTGGACGCGAACAATCTCTTGCCACAGCTCGCCCCGAAAATGGGTGATTCTGTCGCCCGCTCGAACGGACGCAGCCGCTGCGTCGTTGAGACTTATTTCAGCGCCGAGCGCACCGAGGTGCGCGCGGCAGGCCAATGGGAGGTGACGCTGGAGGCAGCGCGTGCCCAGGCGATCCGCCTTGCCTGCCTTGGCACCCGGCAGTTCCTCTGGCACGGCGTCTACCAAACCGATGGACGTGACAACGATCCGACCCCGTTCATCAATCCGCGTTTCGACTTCGCACCCGGCATCAATTTCGAGCCTTGGTGGCCCTATCACGACCTTTTCGCCGAGGAAACCGCGCGTGTTTCCGCCTTCATCGAGCCCGCAAAGCCGCGGGCGCCTGTGGCAATTCTCTATCCTCTCTACACCGCCTTTGCGGAAGGACCTCGCCACAGCCATGCCACCCATATCGGCGCCTGGTGCGAGCAGCTGCTGGCTCAGGATTGCGATTTCATGTTCGTGAGCGAGGCGGATCTTGTAGACGCGGCTATAGAAGATGGACGCCTGCTTGCATCCGGTCTCGCATTCGACGCGGTGGTGCTGCCTTCGGTGACGGTGCTGGAAACGGCTGTTACGATTCAAACGCTCGATGCCTTCACGAAGGCCGGCGGTCGGATCTGGTCTTCGGGCGAAACCGTCTCCACGGTTTGCACGGGCGAGAAAGCCTACGGCCCAGTTGGCGTCACGTCGCACACCACAGCGATGCCCAATGCCGAAATGGTGTCCGCCCTCCTGTCGACCCTGACGCTCGACGGTCCGCAAATTTCGGGCCAGAGGCCGTGGCAATGGATCGGGCGTGATGTTGACGGCTGGTGGCGGATGGTCGTTTTCAACGATGGCGCAGAGGATATCGGCTTTGACATCCTGCTCGGAGATGGCTTCGATTATGCGATATGGGACGCGGAACACGGGTCTGTCGAAGCCATCGCCGCCGTTCAGAAACTGACCGTAGAGTTGGAACCGCACGAAGTTCGCTGCATCCGTCTCCATCAGAACGGACGGGCGGCAGTCGCAACAAGCCTACTATCGAGCCGACCGGCGCTTGACCGAAGCCAGCTCATCGCCTTGGCGGAAGGCTGGATATTCGCGGCCGGTGAAGGTCGGGCCTTCGCGCCCATCTCCGTTGACGGCGGCTGGGAAGAGCAAGGCTTTCCGGCCTTCAGCGGCACGGGCATCTACCGGCTTTCCTTCACAACGGAAACCGACGCCGACTGGATGCTGGAACTGCCGACCGTTAATACGGCGGCCACTTCTTATATCGATGGAACCAAAGTGGGACGCCGTGGCTGGCGGCCCTATCGCTTCGCTCTCGGCCACCTTGCCGCCGGCACCCATGAACTCGAGCTTCACGTCGCCAACACGGCGGCAAACCGCTATTACGACAATACACCCTATCTCGGCAGCGGCCCGGACAAGAGCGGGCTGACAGCCAGACCCCTGCTCATACCGCTGCAAAACAGACCGGAATAA